The genomic region AATAGTTTTGGATAGTGGTTTTAGTGATGGTTAGCGGTTTAGGGGCGTGGTTTGAGTTGGTGGTGTATGGTAGTGGGTTTTGTTAATGGTTTTTTATAGCGGTTTATTTTAGTGTTAGCGGTTTAAGCAAGCGGTTTAGGccagtggtttttgttagtgattTTTGTACTGGGTTTTTGTTAACGGTTTCGGCTAGTGGTTTCAGTGATGGTTAGGGGTTAACGGTAGTGGTTTATGATAAATGTGAAAATGCATCTGTTTTTGTTAATGGTATTTGCACGTGGTTTGAGTGAGCGGTTTGTGTATAAAATGTTGTTCGTTTGTTTCATATATCTTTTACCCATCACGATTTATTTTCTGGTTCCTTATGAAATATATTGTATATGTTAGTGGTTTGTGCATCTGTTCTAATTATGCGGTTTATGTACTGGCCAGCCTCGTCGTTGCATATCCAGCGTTAGGCGGCAGCAGGGGATGCGTCTTGATGAGAggtacgttccgtacttgcagatggccggattGTACCATCTTGCGAGACTGAACGACAGATGGTTCCAACTAGACGAGCCCCTAGTCAGCGCATTTGTCGAGAGGTGGCGGCCTGAGACGCACACCTTCCACAtaccgttcggagagtgcaccatCACGCTTCAGGACGTCGCATACCAGCTGGGGTTGCCAGTCGACGGAGATTACGTTAGTGGTTGCCTGACAGACTTCCACCTTTACATTGAGGGTGGGAGACCTGCTTGGCAGTGGTTCCATGAGTTGCTCGGTGTTTTACCTCCCGAGAACCAGGTGCAGAAATTCGCAGTCAACTGCACCTGGTTTCAGGAGACATTTGCAGAGTGTCCAGACGGGGCTGATGAGGAGACAGTTAGGCGCTTTGCCCGGGCCTATATCATGATGTTATTGGGCACGcagctgtttgccgacaagtccggcaaTCGTATACACATCAAATGGCTACCTTATGTTGCTCGGCTTGAGGAGATGGGTCGCTACAGTTGGGGGTCGGCCGCACTAGCATGGTTGTACAGGTGCATGTGCCGAGTCGCCAACAGACATGTGGTGAAGTTAGCTGGCCCTTTACAGTTACTACAGTCTTGGATCTTCTGGAGGTTTCCCACTCTTAGACCATCTGGGTATGATGAGATTAGCTGGCCACTTGCCTCGAGGTACCGTTATTGTTTTGTACTATATATTCTTCTTGTATTTATTTTCGattatgcaaccaatttttatgTTTCTCGTACGCAGATGGTCTGGTTACAATCCTGGGATTAGCAACAAGGGACCTCGGGTACAGATGGCTCGCCTGAAGATCGACTTGTTACAGCCTCGGCAGGTAAGTACGCAGAACATATGTGTATCTGAAGTCATTGTTTCAGTTTATATTGTCTAACATAAGTGTACAaacgtt from Arachis ipaensis cultivar K30076 chromosome B02, Araip1.1, whole genome shotgun sequence harbors:
- the LOC107627963 gene encoding protein MAIN-LIKE 1-like; the protein is MGDDPGRLYRLDGVAHIAGVINDEPRRCISSVRRQQGMRLDERYVPYLQMAGLYHLARLNDRWFQLDEPLVSAFVERWRPETHTFHIPFGECTITLQDVAYQLGLPVDGDYVSGCLTDFHLYIEGGRPAWQWFHELLGVLPPENQVQKFAVNCTWFQETFAECPDGADEETVRRFARAYIMMLLGTQLFADKSGNRIHIKWLPYVARLEEMGRYSWGSAALAWLYRCMCRVANRHVVKLAGPLQLLQSWIFWRFPTLRPSGYDEISWPLASRWSGYNPGISNKGPRVQMARLKIDLLQPRQFIWMPYSALDVIQVVHPEVLEPRHTMLWRCRTSLIYFAVVEWHQVDRVLPQFGGVQPTPSPAVNIDFLMSKDGRGGDRWFPVQYADWHLHWQERAEHVLQFDIVPDPVRHMIS